In the Lampris incognitus isolate fLamInc1 chromosome 11, fLamInc1.hap2, whole genome shotgun sequence genome, one interval contains:
- the LOC130120319 gene encoding C-X-C chemokine receptor type 2-like produces the protein MAAQQDSLRSSCAGNNLSAACQDDNTMTDPNTSLFFYPNSSLLFDNFGEIYDELNFTYNASEFTFNPALQPCDHFFISDAISIAVCIFYVLIFLLAIPGNLLVGLVIGLSKQALSPSDLYLLHLAVADMVLAITLPFWATSITQGWVFGNGICKIVSILQELSFYSSILFLTCISVDRYLVIVRAMEVRKASRRLVSWGVCAAVWFGGGLLSLPGLYNTADHSNSSQIACIEVYNKNSAEDWRLATRVLRHTLGFVIPLAIMLTCYWVTIQRLLQTRGGFQRQRAMRVIVAVVVAFILCWTPYHVVVMADTFFRLKIVPYECLTWHAVDKAMFTTQSLGLLHSCVNPVLYAFVGEKFRGRLVQMLRKAGMLERASVSRSNRSSLSSEITSTFM, from the exons ATGGCTGCACAACAAGACAGCCTTCGTTCCTCATGTGCTGGGAACAATTTAAGTGCCGCCTGCCAAGACGACAACACGATGACCG ACCCAAACACCTCCCTTTTTTTTTACCCAAACTCCTCCCTTTTGTTTGACAACTTTGGTGAAATTTACGATGAGCTCAACTTCACATATAATGCCTCCGAGTTCACCTTTAACCCCGCTCTCCAGCCCTGCGATCACTTTTTCATCTCGGATGCAATTTCGATTGCTGTCTGCATCTTTTACGTTCTCATCTTTCTGTTGGCAATCCCTGGCAACCTACTAGTGGGGTTAGTGATTGGCCTTAGCAAGCAGGCATTGTCTCCCTCCGATCTCTACCTCCTCCACCTGGCAGTGGCAGACATGGTGCTGGCAATCACCCTCCCTTTCTGGGCTACCTCCATCACCCAGGGGTGGGTGTTTGGAAACGGCATATGCAAAATAGTCAGTATCCTCCAAGAGCTTAGCTTCTACTCTAGCATCCTCTTTCTGACTTGCATCAGCGTGGACCGTTACCTCGTCATTGTGAGGGCCATGGAGGTGCGAAAGGCCAGCAGGCGCCTGGTCAGCTGGGGAGTTTGTGCTGCTGTGTGGTTTGGTGGAGGGCTGTTGTCTCTTCCAGGATTATATAATACTGCTGATCATTCCAACAGCTCTCAGATTGCATGCATTGAGGTCTACAACAAAAACAGTGCTGAAGATTGGAGGCTTGCTACCAGAGTTCTCAGACACACCCTGGGCTTTGTTATCCCCCTGGCCATCATGTTGACCTGTTATTGGGTGACCATCCAGCGCCTCCTGCAAACTCGTGGAGGGTTCCAGCGACAGCGGGCCATGAGAGTGATCGTAGCCGTGGTCGTTGCCTTCATTCTTTGTTGGACACCTTACCATGTGGTAGTAATGGCTGATACCTTTTTCCGGTTGAAGATAGTGCCGTACGAGTGCCTGACCTGGCACGCAGTGGATAAGGCCATGTTTACCACCCAGAGTCTGGGCCTGCTACACAGTTGTGTCAACCCGGTGCTGTATGCTTTCGTGGGAGAGAAATTTAGGGGAAGGTTGGTGCAGATGCTGAGGAAGGCAGGTATGCTGGAGAGAGCATCAGTGTCAAGATCCAACAGGTCCTCATTGTCATCAGAAATCACATCCACATTCATGTGA